One part of the Lachnospiraceae bacterium JLR.KK002 genome encodes these proteins:
- a CDS encoding methyl-accepting chemotaxis protein yields the protein MNRTGKKTRHLGRKVGSLTLFLLVVSIAITVRLCLYMFYEQTMDMLENRCVNGTNMLAYQMEHYEISDMNQLLDDLKEQMGCEFTVFAGDERAYTTIQQNGARATGTKLSAELSDIVLKQGKSYVGRAKILEEDHLCSYVPVKDSDGNITGLIFAGISMETLFRQLNLTVILACATGALLIFASILVMAAFIRHSVSRPLASLTRLAVTMEEGNLGLETGETLTVNIHSNDEIGLLAEIFEKTILRLRGYIGEISAILEAVSNGNLEAETTQDYVGDFTSIKTSLDTILEKLNDTMAQIMQSSAQVSSGSRQMSIGSQALSQGAVEQSGAVEELEGTIQTIAQQVQQTAERAEQASHKVEEVSEHLSESNQKMQEMINAMEEINESSSEIGKIIKTIESIAQQTNILALNSSVEAARAGEAGKGFAVVAREVQELAGKSTEASKSTGNLVERSITAVGYGTRIANETADRLASVVEGTVEVVETTNWIADAARTQAEAVAQIQNRMMQISDVVQTNSATAQESAATSQELSSQAGLLKNLMEKFHLKQF from the coding sequence ATGAACCGAACAGGTAAAAAAACGCGTCATCTCGGACGCAAAGTAGGCAGCTTAACATTGTTTCTGCTGGTTGTCAGCATTGCCATAACTGTCCGCCTGTGCCTTTACATGTTCTACGAACAGACAATGGACATGCTGGAAAACCGCTGTGTCAACGGTACAAATATGCTGGCTTACCAGATGGAGCACTATGAAATCAGTGACATGAACCAGCTGCTGGATGATTTAAAAGAACAGATGGGCTGTGAATTTACCGTTTTTGCAGGCGATGAGCGGGCCTATACCACTATTCAGCAAAACGGGGCTCGTGCAACGGGCACAAAACTGTCTGCTGAGCTCTCGGACATTGTGCTGAAACAGGGAAAATCCTATGTGGGGCGGGCAAAAATTCTGGAAGAAGATCATCTCTGCTCTTATGTCCCCGTCAAAGATTCCGACGGTAATATCACCGGTCTGATTTTCGCCGGAATTTCCATGGAAACCCTTTTCCGGCAGCTTAACCTTACCGTTATTCTTGCATGTGCAACAGGTGCGCTGCTTATCTTTGCCAGCATTTTAGTTATGGCTGCTTTTATCCGGCATTCTGTTTCCCGGCCTCTTGCCAGCCTTACCCGTCTGGCAGTCACCATGGAAGAAGGCAACCTGGGCCTTGAAACAGGCGAAACGCTGACGGTCAATATTCATTCTAACGATGAAATCGGCCTTCTGGCAGAAATTTTTGAGAAGACTATTCTCCGGCTGCGGGGATATATCGGAGAAATTTCCGCCATACTGGAAGCGGTGTCCAACGGAAATCTGGAAGCGGAGACCACCCAGGATTATGTGGGAGACTTCACCTCCATAAAGACTTCTCTGGATACCATTCTGGAAAAGCTGAATGACACCATGGCTCAGATTATGCAGAGTTCCGCTCAGGTTTCCAGCGGCTCCAGACAAATGTCCATAGGTTCTCAGGCTCTGAGTCAGGGAGCTGTGGAACAGTCCGGCGCCGTGGAAGAACTGGAGGGAACCATCCAGACCATTGCACAGCAGGTACAGCAGACGGCCGAACGGGCAGAACAGGCCAGCCATAAAGTGGAAGAAGTCAGCGAACATCTTTCAGAAAGTAACCAGAAAATGCAGGAAATGATAAATGCCATGGAAGAAATCAACGAAAGTTCCAGCGAAATAGGCAAAATCATCAAGACTATTGAATCCATTGCACAGCAGACCAATATCCTTGCCCTGAATTCTTCTGTAGAGGCAGCCCGTGCCGGGGAGGCCGGAAAAGGATTTGCTGTGGTTGCCAGAGAAGTACAGGAACTGGCCGGAAAGAGCACAGAAGCCTCAAAATCTACCGGTAATCTGGTAGAACGCTCTATTACAGCCGTGGGATATGGCACCAGGATTGCGAATGAAACCGCTGACCGTCTGGCTTCTGTGGTAGAGGGAACCGTTGAAGTTGTGGAAACCACCAACTGGATTGCAGACGCTGCCCGCACGCAGGCAGAAGCTGTGGCACAGATTCAGAACCGTATGATGCAGATTTCCGACGTGGTACAGACCAATTCCGCCACTGCGCAGGAAAGCGCCGCCACCAGCCAGGAACTCAGTTCTCAGGCCGGACTTCTGAAAAATCTCATGGAAAAATTTCATCTGAAACAATTCTGA
- a CDS encoding MBL fold metallo-hydrolase, with product MQIMKIEQFCVGQVATNCYFIINNETKEMLIADPGDSAEMLADRIRREKLEPKAVLLTHGHFDHAMAAEELAEMFGIKIYAHEAEKDTLEDPGKNVSLMIGSRDVYHADVYVKDKEVLNLAGMELKVLHTPGHTAGGCCYYLEKEKALFSGDTLFCQSVGRTDFPGGSMSGIVRSIKEKLMVLPDDVKVYPGHMDLTTIGAERAHNPYL from the coding sequence GTGCAAATCATGAAAATTGAGCAGTTTTGTGTAGGACAGGTGGCAACCAACTGTTATTTCATTATTAATAATGAAACGAAAGAAATGCTGATTGCAGATCCCGGAGATTCTGCTGAGATGCTGGCCGACCGTATTCGGCGGGAAAAACTGGAGCCGAAAGCAGTGCTTCTCACCCACGGGCATTTTGACCACGCCATGGCGGCAGAGGAACTGGCAGAGATGTTTGGGATTAAAATATATGCCCATGAGGCGGAAAAAGATACTCTGGAGGATCCCGGCAAAAATGTTTCTCTGATGATTGGCAGCAGAGATGTGTATCATGCGGATGTGTATGTGAAGGACAAAGAAGTATTGAATCTGGCCGGTATGGAATTAAAGGTTCTGCATACGCCGGGACATACGGCAGGAGGCTGCTGCTATTATCTGGAAAAGGAAAAAGCTCTGTTCAGCGGAGATACTCTGTTCTGCCAGTCTGTGGGAAGAACAGATTTTCCGGGAGGAAGCATGTCGGGGATTGTACGTTCCATAAAAGAAAAGCTCATGGTTCTCCCGGATGATGTGAAAGTTTATCCGGGCCATATGGATTTGACAACCATAGGCGCAGAGCGGGCCCATAATCCTTATTTATAG
- the hemZ gene encoding coproporphyrinogen dehydrogenase HemZ, which yields MITVCLNKTEFEYDIHSLVKAFFPGEEVKVFADSEKIGRLEREQTPLFHMEIVYGEGKEEARYFPAGVMALSLYLPPEEPEAVSGEKSGLDYQGGGYRLAVSKQVETDFSDRKMTKDRLKQTLYQMLSEYTGRTLPWGSLTGIRPVKIAMSMLEQGKGEEEIRTYMADTYFASEQKISLSIEIAKRELELLKQIDYQDGYSLYVGIPFCPSICSYCSFSSSPIGKWQGRVDEYLDALEQEIDFIAAVCSRRKLNSIYIGGGTPTTLAPRQLDRLLTKIKSCFDFSNLLEYTVEAGRPDSVTREKLQVLREHGISRISINPQTMKQETLDLIGRRHTAEQTLESFYLAREMGFDNINMDLILGLPGETMEDVRNTLEQIQELAPDNLTIHSLAIKRAARMKMFSEEYRDMEMTNSREIIEMTASYAGKMGLSPYYLYRQKNMAGNFENVGYAREGKAGLYNILMMEEKQDILALGAGSISKRLCSDGRIERCENVKDVAQYMERIGEMTERKRKLLEG from the coding sequence ATGATAACCGTATGTTTGAATAAGACAGAATTTGAATACGATATACATTCTCTGGTGAAAGCATTTTTTCCGGGGGAAGAAGTAAAGGTATTTGCCGATTCGGAGAAAATCGGCAGACTGGAGCGGGAGCAGACGCCCCTGTTCCATATGGAAATTGTTTATGGAGAGGGTAAAGAGGAAGCACGGTACTTCCCGGCAGGAGTCATGGCACTGTCCCTGTATCTTCCGCCGGAGGAGCCAGAAGCCGTTTCCGGTGAAAAATCAGGACTGGACTATCAGGGGGGCGGTTACCGCCTGGCAGTGTCAAAACAGGTGGAGACAGATTTCTCAGACCGGAAAATGACAAAAGACAGGTTAAAACAGACCCTCTATCAAATGTTGTCGGAATATACCGGACGTACCCTGCCCTGGGGCAGCCTTACGGGGATTCGGCCTGTGAAAATTGCCATGTCCATGCTGGAGCAGGGAAAAGGGGAAGAAGAAATCCGAACTTACATGGCGGACACTTATTTTGCGTCGGAGCAGAAAATAAGCCTGAGTATTGAGATTGCGAAACGGGAACTGGAGCTTCTGAAGCAGATTGATTACCAGGACGGCTACAGCCTTTATGTGGGTATTCCATTCTGTCCCAGTATCTGTTCCTACTGTTCCTTTTCCTCTTCGCCCATCGGAAAGTGGCAGGGGCGGGTGGACGAGTATCTGGATGCGCTGGAGCAGGAAATTGATTTTATCGCCGCGGTTTGCAGCCGCAGGAAATTAAATTCCATTTACATTGGAGGGGGAACCCCCACCACACTGGCGCCCCGTCAGCTGGACAGATTGCTGACAAAAATAAAATCCTGCTTTGATTTTTCAAATTTGCTGGAATATACGGTGGAAGCGGGAAGACCGGACAGCGTTACGAGAGAGAAGCTGCAGGTATTGCGGGAACATGGAATTTCCAGAATTTCCATCAATCCCCAGACTATGAAGCAGGAAACGCTGGATTTGATTGGCCGCCGCCATACTGCGGAGCAGACGCTGGAGAGTTTTTATCTGGCCAGAGAGATGGGGTTTGACAACATCAATATGGATTTGATTCTGGGGCTGCCCGGAGAAACCATGGAAGATGTGAGAAATACTCTGGAGCAGATTCAGGAGCTGGCCCCGGACAATCTGACCATCCATTCCCTTGCCATCAAGCGGGCCGCAAGGATGAAGATGTTTTCTGAGGAATACCGGGATATGGAGATGACCAACAGCCGGGAAATCATTGAGATGACCGCCTCATATGCCGGAAAGATGGGTCTGTCGCCCTATTATCTGTACCGGCAGAAAAATATGGCCGGGAATTTTGAAAACGTAGGATATGCCAGGGAGGGAAAAGCCGGGCTCTATAATATTCTGATGATGGAGGAGAAACAGGATATACTGGCTCTGGGAGCCGGCAGCATTTCAAAGCGCCTTTGCAGCGACGGACGGATTGAGCGGTGCGAGAATGTAAAAGATGTGGCTCAGTATATGGAAAGAATCGGAGAAATGACGGAACGGAAGCGGAAGCTGCTGGAAGGATGA
- the hisS gene encoding histidine--tRNA ligase, which produces MALAKKPVNGMKDILPEEMEIRDYVMNVIKETYRSFGFTPIETPCMENIGNLSSKQGGENEKLIFKVLKRGEKLNLETAREENDVVDFGMRYDLTVPLARFYSNNVNNLPAPFKALQMGNVWRADRPQRGRYRQFMQCDIDILGEAGNLAEIELILATTTTLGRLGFKNFQIRINERRILKAMAAYSGFSEDSYDTVFIILDKMDKIGLEGVARELEKNGFEKASIEKYLDLFQNMQGKEDVAQGVSWLSERLGDYLEQEVADSLKEIAACVNETKEAEFELVFDPTLVRGMSYYTGTIFEIAMPEFGGSCGGGGRYDKMIGKFTGNDVPACGFSIGFERIILLLLESGFQVPGQSKKIAYLIEKNYPGDKLAQVTAQAQEERRAGKQVLVARMNKNKKFQKEKLTAEGYTEIKEFFNRD; this is translated from the coding sequence ATGGCACTGGCAAAAAAGCCTGTAAACGGCATGAAAGATATTTTACCGGAGGAAATGGAAATCCGGGATTATGTGATGAACGTAATCAAAGAAACTTACCGGAGCTTTGGATTTACCCCCATTGAGACCCCCTGTATGGAAAACATCGGGAATCTCAGCAGCAAACAGGGAGGCGAAAATGAGAAGCTCATCTTTAAAGTACTGAAACGGGGGGAAAAGCTGAATCTGGAAACTGCAAGAGAAGAAAATGATGTGGTGGATTTCGGAATGCGTTATGATCTGACGGTGCCGCTGGCAAGGTTCTATTCCAATAATGTCAATAACCTGCCGGCTCCCTTCAAAGCATTGCAGATGGGAAATGTGTGGCGGGCGGACCGTCCCCAGCGGGGAAGATACCGCCAGTTCATGCAGTGTGACATTGATATTCTGGGAGAAGCAGGTAATCTTGCAGAAATTGAACTGATTCTTGCAACCACAACCACACTTGGCAGGTTAGGCTTCAAAAATTTCCAGATTCGTATCAATGAAAGGCGAATTTTGAAAGCTATGGCGGCTTACAGCGGATTTTCCGAGGATTCTTACGACACGGTATTCATTATTCTGGACAAAATGGACAAGATTGGCCTGGAAGGGGTGGCCCGGGAACTGGAGAAAAACGGATTTGAAAAAGCGTCCATTGAGAAATATCTGGATTTGTTTCAGAACATGCAGGGAAAAGAAGATGTGGCTCAGGGCGTTTCCTGGCTGTCAGAGCGGCTGGGCGATTATCTGGAACAGGAAGTGGCGGACAGTTTAAAAGAAATTGCGGCCTGTGTAAACGAGACAAAAGAGGCGGAATTTGAACTGGTCTTTGACCCCACGCTGGTGCGGGGTATGTCCTACTATACGGGAACTATTTTTGAAATCGCCATGCCGGAATTCGGCGGAAGCTGCGGCGGAGGCGGGCGCTATGATAAAATGATTGGAAAATTTACCGGAAATGACGTGCCGGCCTGCGGATTTTCCATCGGCTTTGAGCGGATTATCCTGCTGCTGCTGGAAAGCGGTTTTCAGGTACCGGGACAGTCGAAAAAAATTGCATATCTGATTGAAAAAAATTATCCGGGAGATAAACTGGCCCAGGTGACGGCCCAGGCCCAGGAAGAACGCAGGGCAGGGAAGCAGGTACTGGTAGCACGCATGAATAAAAATAAAAAATTCCAGAAGGAAAAACTGACAGCGGAAGGCTATACGGAAATAAAAGAGTTTTTTAACAGGGACTGA
- the aspS gene encoding aspartate--tRNA ligase: MAESMKGLHRSHRCTEISDSDIGRQVTVMGWVQKRRNLGSLIFIDLRDRTGLLQIVFDEPKVGSEGFARAGTLRSEYVVAVTGTVEKRAAAVNENLKTGDIEVIAEDIRILSESETPPFPIEEDSQTKEDLRLRYRYLDLRRPDIQRNMMMKSKVSMLLRNFLAQEGFLEMETPILTKSTPEGARDYLVPSRVHPGTFYALPQSPQLFKQLLMCSGYDRYFQIARCFRDEDLRADRQPEFTQVDMEMSFVDVDDVLEVNERLLKYVFQEAVGVDVSLPLPRMTWQEAMDRYGSDKPDTRFGMELVNVSEVVAGCGFGVFTGALENGGSVRGLNVKGQGAMPRKKIDKLVEFAKGCGAKGLAYLSVNEDGTYKSSFAKFMEEPVLKALVEKMEGEPGDLLVFAADKNKIVWNVLGAIRLEMGKELGLIDKNQYNFLWVTEFPLLEWSEEEDRFMAAHHPFTMPMEEDWHLIDSDPGAVRAKAYDIVLNGTELGGGSVRIHQDDIQEKMLEVLGFTKERAYEQFGFLLNAFKYGVPPHAGLAFGLDRMIMLMVQCDSLRDVIAFPKVKDASCLMTEAPGTVEEKQLEELALSVQQPEGSES; the protein is encoded by the coding sequence ATGGCAGAATCAATGAAGGGATTACACAGAAGCCACAGATGTACGGAGATTTCCGACAGCGATATCGGCCGGCAGGTGACCGTGATGGGATGGGTACAGAAACGGAGAAACCTGGGAAGCCTGATATTTATAGATTTAAGGGACCGCACCGGACTGCTCCAGATTGTATTTGACGAGCCCAAAGTGGGCAGCGAGGGATTTGCCAGAGCGGGAACGCTGCGGAGCGAGTATGTGGTGGCTGTGACAGGAACAGTGGAAAAACGTGCGGCAGCAGTCAATGAGAATCTGAAAACCGGGGATATTGAAGTAATTGCGGAAGATATCCGGATTCTTTCAGAGTCTGAGACGCCGCCCTTCCCCATTGAGGAAGACTCCCAGACAAAGGAAGACCTCCGTCTGCGCTACCGCTATCTGGATTTGCGCAGGCCGGATATTCAGCGCAATATGATGATGAAAAGCAAAGTGTCCATGCTGTTGCGTAATTTTCTGGCACAGGAAGGATTTCTGGAGATGGAGACGCCCATCCTGACAAAATCCACGCCGGAAGGAGCCAGGGATTATCTGGTGCCCAGCCGGGTGCATCCTGGGACGTTCTACGCACTGCCTCAGTCTCCCCAGTTGTTTAAACAGCTTTTGATGTGCTCCGGATATGACCGGTATTTCCAGATTGCCAGATGTTTCCGGGATGAGGATCTGCGTGCGGACCGCCAGCCGGAATTTACCCAGGTGGATATGGAAATGTCTTTTGTGGATGTGGACGACGTACTGGAAGTAAATGAGCGTCTTCTGAAATATGTCTTTCAGGAGGCAGTCGGCGTGGATGTGTCCCTGCCTCTTCCAAGGATGACCTGGCAGGAGGCCATGGACCGGTATGGAAGCGATAAGCCGGACACCAGATTCGGTATGGAACTGGTGAACGTGTCAGAGGTGGTGGCAGGCTGCGGATTCGGCGTATTTACCGGAGCGCTGGAGAACGGCGGTTCCGTCCGGGGCCTGAATGTGAAGGGCCAGGGAGCCATGCCCCGGAAGAAGATAGACAAGCTGGTGGAATTTGCCAAAGGCTGCGGTGCGAAGGGACTTGCATATCTTTCTGTCAATGAAGACGGGACATACAAATCTTCCTTTGCCAAATTTATGGAGGAGCCCGTATTAAAGGCCCTGGTGGAGAAAATGGAAGGAGAGCCGGGCGACCTGCTGGTATTCGCAGCAGATAAAAATAAAATTGTCTGGAATGTGCTGGGAGCAATCCGCCTGGAAATGGGGAAAGAACTGGGACTTATTGACAAAAACCAGTACAATTTCCTGTGGGTGACGGAATTCCCGCTGCTGGAGTGGTCCGAGGAAGAAGACCGTTTTATGGCGGCTCATCATCCCTTCACCATGCCCATGGAAGAAGACTGGCATCTGATTGACTCAGATCCGGGAGCTGTGCGGGCCAAAGCCTATGATATTGTGTTAAACGGCACAGAACTGGGCGGCGGTTCTGTCCGTATCCATCAGGACGATATTCAGGAAAAAATGCTGGAAGTGCTGGGCTTTACCAAAGAGCGCGCCTATGAGCAGTTCGGATTTCTGTTAAATGCCTTTAAGTACGGAGTTCCGCCCCACGCAGGCCTTGCTTTTGGACTGGACCGGATGATTATGCTGATGGTACAGTGCGACTCTCTCCGGGATGTGATTGCCTTCCCCAAGGTAAAGGATGCTTCCTGCCTGATGACCGAAGCGCCGGGTACCGTGGAGGAGAAGCAGTTAGAAGAACTGGCATTGTCCGTACAGCAGCCGGAAGGGTCTGAAAGCTGA
- a CDS encoding helix-turn-helix transcriptional regulator → MNVFGENLQFYRKQRNLTQEQLAEQLDVSRQTVSKWEAGTSFPEMEKILQLCDLFSCDMDTLLRKEAALLETADSQGYENHMEKRRKKITFGVTFLILGVAVYEILEGFQSPEILSDVIFMSMAVVSVLVLVVAGMEHDIYRKNHPVIPDFYTPAEKEKSDQQFPRRIATGIGLILIGALVGMNGDEFPLRAGMKEDFYQGIFLLLAALGIGILIYAGMGKEKYEVDTYNKENSPEQKRKNMGVGVWCGCIMLFATGIFLVTGFVFDLWRICWIVWPTGGLLCGIVALILNGRNNAG, encoded by the coding sequence ATGAACGTATTCGGAGAAAATTTACAGTTTTACAGAAAGCAGAGAAATCTGACGCAGGAGCAGCTGGCGGAACAGCTTGATGTTTCCAGACAGACCGTATCCAAATGGGAGGCAGGAACCTCTTTTCCGGAAATGGAGAAAATTCTTCAGCTGTGCGATTTGTTTTCCTGTGATATGGATACGCTGCTGAGAAAAGAGGCGGCGCTCCTGGAGACGGCGGACAGTCAGGGCTATGAGAATCATATGGAAAAGAGGCGGAAAAAGATTACCTTTGGCGTCACATTCCTGATTCTTGGGGTGGCAGTCTACGAGATACTGGAAGGGTTTCAAAGCCCTGAAATATTGTCAGATGTGATTTTTATGTCTATGGCAGTGGTGTCGGTTCTGGTGCTTGTGGTGGCCGGAATGGAACATGATATTTACCGGAAAAATCATCCGGTGATTCCGGATTTTTACACACCGGCAGAAAAGGAAAAATCTGATCAGCAGTTTCCCAGACGGATTGCCACAGGAATCGGCCTTATACTGATTGGAGCGCTGGTCGGCATGAACGGAGATGAATTTCCTCTGCGGGCAGGGATGAAAGAAGATTTTTATCAGGGAATTTTCCTGTTGCTGGCTGCTCTGGGAATCGGCATCCTTATCTATGCCGGGATGGGAAAAGAAAAGTATGAAGTGGATACTTATAATAAGGAAAACAGTCCGGAACAGAAAAGGAAAAATATGGGGGTGGGCGTCTGGTGCGGCTGTATTATGCTGTTTGCCACCGGCATATTTCTGGTGACAGGATTTGTGTTTGACCTCTGGCGGATTTGCTGGATTGTCTGGCCCACAGGCGGGCTGCTCTGCGGGATTGTGGCCCTGATTTTAAATGGGCGGAACAACGCAGGCTGA
- a CDS encoding HAD family hydrolase — translation MKKGIIFDLDGTLWDSSEEVAISWQAALDEHFDIEKPITAEMIQGVMGKSMYEISDILFSEFEMKDRREMLAYCCKKENEHIRSHGGILMKGLEDTLQNLRDRGYHLSIVSNCQAGYIEAFLEYHKLESYFDDFECFGRTGREKGRNIRMVVERNQLDRAVYVGDVQGDYYAAEEAEIPFIHAENGYGTIQAEVPSITDLEQLPQVVEEIFKEQ, via the coding sequence ATGAAAAAAGGGATTATATTTGATCTGGATGGCACTCTGTGGGATTCATCCGAGGAAGTGGCAATATCCTGGCAGGCAGCGCTGGATGAACATTTTGACATAGAAAAACCAATTACAGCAGAGATGATCCAGGGAGTTATGGGAAAGAGCATGTATGAGATTTCGGATATTCTTTTTTCTGAATTTGAGATGAAAGACCGGCGGGAAATGCTGGCGTACTGCTGTAAGAAAGAGAATGAGCATATCAGAAGTCACGGAGGCATTCTGATGAAAGGGCTGGAAGATACCCTTCAGAATCTGAGGGACCGCGGTTATCATCTGAGTATTGTGAGCAACTGCCAGGCAGGCTATATAGAAGCATTTCTGGAATATCACAAACTGGAAAGTTATTTTGACGATTTTGAATGCTTTGGAAGAACCGGAAGAGAGAAAGGCCGCAATATCCGTATGGTGGTGGAGCGGAACCAGCTGGACAGAGCCGTTTATGTGGGAGACGTTCAGGGAGACTACTATGCGGCGGAAGAAGCGGAGATTCCTTTTATTCATGCGGAGAACGGATATGGAACTATCCAGGCGGAGGTGCCTTCCATTACGGATCTGGAGCAGCTTCCCCAGGTGGTAGAAGAAATTTTTAAGGAACAGTAA
- a CDS encoding S-ribosylhomocysteine lyase: protein MEKIASFTIDHVKLEPGIYVSRKDHIGKEVVTTFDLRMTSPNDEPVMNTAEMHTLEHLGATYLRNDPEYKDKIVYFGPMGCRTGCYLLMAGDYESRDIVKLITGMYEFIRDFRGEIPGARALDCGNYLDHNLAMTNYVANRYLENTLYKIDEKHLIYPEKTEDME, encoded by the coding sequence ATGGAAAAAATTGCGAGCTTTACCATAGACCATGTGAAGCTGGAGCCGGGAATTTATGTTTCCCGCAAAGATCATATCGGAAAAGAAGTGGTGACCACTTTTGATTTGCGTATGACGTCGCCGAACGATGAGCCGGTTATGAACACAGCGGAAATGCATACCCTGGAACATCTGGGAGCTACTTATCTGCGCAATGACCCGGAATATAAAGATAAAATCGTCTATTTTGGGCCCATGGGCTGCCGTACCGGCTGCTATCTGCTGATGGCAGGGGATTACGAGTCCAGGGATATTGTGAAATTAATCACCGGAATGTATGAATTTATCCGGGATTTCCGCGGAGAAATACCGGGAGCCCGCGCGTTGGACTGCGGCAATTATCTGGATCACAATCTTGCCATGACCAATTATGTGGCGAACCGTTATCTGGAGAACACACTTTATAAAATAGATGAAAAGCACCTGATTTATCCGGAGAAAACAGAGGATATGGAATAG
- a CDS encoding 5'-methylthioadenosine/adenosylhomocysteine nucleosidase translates to MKKVGIIGAMELEVEALKWAMQIRRRVEKASMEFLEGTLNGTETVIVRSGIGKVNAALCTQILCDCFEVTHIINTGVAGSLKNEINIGDIVVSTDALHHDVDVRVFGYPLGEVPQMGCLAFPADDRLVQLAVSCCKEVNPDIEVYQGRVVSGDQFISDKEVKNRIIENFQGFCVEMEGASIAHAAYLNHVPFVIIRAISDKADDSAEMDYPSFEKAAAVHSAALVEHMLPGI, encoded by the coding sequence ATGAAAAAGGTTGGAATTATCGGCGCCATGGAGCTGGAAGTGGAAGCACTGAAATGGGCCATGCAGATTCGCCGCAGGGTGGAAAAGGCCTCCATGGAGTTTTTGGAAGGGACATTGAACGGAACAGAGACTGTGATTGTACGCAGCGGAATCGGCAAAGTAAACGCGGCCCTCTGTACCCAGATTTTATGCGACTGTTTTGAAGTGACCCATATTATCAATACGGGAGTGGCAGGCTCTCTGAAAAATGAAATCAATATCGGCGATATCGTGGTATCCACAGACGCCCTCCACCATGACGTGGATGTGCGGGTGTTCGGGTATCCCCTGGGGGAGGTTCCCCAGATGGGCTGTCTGGCTTTTCCGGCGGATGACAGGCTTGTACAGCTTGCAGTGTCCTGCTGTAAGGAAGTGAATCCGGATATTGAAGTGTATCAGGGAAGAGTGGTAAGCGGAGACCAGTTTATCAGTGATAAAGAGGTAAAGAACAGGATTATAGAGAATTTCCAGGGATTCTGTGTGGAGATGGAGGGAGCATCCATCGCCCATGCCGCATATCTGAATCATGTGCCTTTCGTTATCATCCGGGCAATCTCAGATAAGGCGGATGACAGCGCGGAAATGGATTATCCGTCCTTTGAAAAAGCGGCGGCAGTTCATTCGGCAGCTCTGGTGGAGCATATGCTTCCGGGAATATAG
- a CDS encoding phosphatase PAP2 family protein, with amino-acid sequence MKETVKDFFYRYRHGWILSYLLIYLAWFAYLEQTVTRRFHVIHMPIDDYIPFIEVFIVPYLLWFGYVALAITFFFFRNVQDYYKLCIFLFVGMTVFLVVSTVYPNGHYLRPRVFERDNIFVTLVKGLYMVDTPTNLFPSIHVYNSIGVHLSVMHSEQLKEKKWIRRISFVLMVSIIASTMFLKQHSVFDVITGCIMAIVMYTLVYGGELLVGRRRVYKRQYREI; translated from the coding sequence ATGAAAGAGACAGTAAAAGACTTTTTTTATCGTTATCGGCATGGGTGGATTTTATCATATCTGCTGATTTATCTGGCATGGTTTGCTTACCTGGAACAAACGGTGACCAGGCGTTTCCATGTAATTCATATGCCGATAGATGACTACATACCTTTTATTGAGGTGTTTATCGTACCGTATCTGCTGTGGTTTGGGTACGTGGCCCTTGCAATTACATTTTTCTTTTTCCGGAATGTACAGGATTATTACAAACTATGCATTTTTCTGTTTGTGGGAATGACGGTTTTTCTGGTGGTGTCCACGGTGTATCCCAATGGCCATTACCTGCGGCCAAGGGTATTCGAGAGGGATAATATATTTGTAACGTTGGTGAAGGGGCTTTATATGGTAGATACGCCTACCAATCTCTTTCCCAGTATCCATGTGTATAATTCCATCGGCGTACACCTTTCCGTTATGCACAGTGAACAGCTGAAAGAGAAAAAATGGATTCGGAGAATTTCTTTTGTACTGATGGTTTCCATCATTGCTTCTACCATGTTTTTAAAACAGCATTCCGTGTTTGATGTGATTACTGGCTGTATTATGGCCATTGTGATGTATACGCTGGTATATGGTGGCGAACTGCTCGTCGGCAGGAGACGTGTATACAAGAGACAGTACAGAGAAATATAA